Genomic window (Chitinophaga parva):
CCAGGGCTTTGAGCAGCAGGAAAGTTTTCTTGTTCACCAGGATATCCCCTCCTACCTGCTTTCCAAACTTTTCCGGGTCGCCAAAGGCATCCAGGTAGTCATCCTGGATCTGGAAGGCAATGCCCACATTCTTTCCAAACTCGTATAAATGCGCCTGGTTCCCCTCGCTGCCCCCGCCAATGATGGCGCCAAGCTGCAGGCTGGCAGCCAGCAACACGGAGGTTTTGAGGCCTATCATATGCACATAGTCGGCATACTGTACCTGGCCCGGATCCATTTTTTCAAAGTCCATATCCAGTTGCTGGCCTTCGCATACTTCAATGGCCGCCTTGTTGAACACGGCGGTGAGCCTTTGCTGGTAGCGCGGCTGCACCTTGTTGAGGAACTGGTATACGTAGATCAGCATTACATCCCCGGCCAGCAGGGCGGTGCTGTCGTTGTACTTGGTATGTACAGTGGGCATGCCCCGGCGCAGGGGAGCCTTGTCCATGATATCGTCGTGAATGAGGGTAAAGTTATGGAACAGCTCTACTGCATTGCCTACCTGGAAAGCGTCGGGGTGCAGCTCGTCGAAGAGTTCATTGCCCATGAGGGTCAGTACCGGGCGTATGCGCTTGCCGCCTATGCCCAGGATATAGCCGGCGGGCTCATACAATGATGCGGGCGTACCGGGGAAATGCCATTGGCTGAACTGCTTTTCGAATAGTGCGATTAAGTCTTGGAACGAGTGCATGGAGTGAATTTAACCAGGTGCAAAATAGTGAAAATTGTCCTAGGTCTTAAGTCTTAGGTCTTAAGTCTTGGGCAGTAGGTAACGACAAAAAAAGCCCGGAGCTTTTCTCCGGGCTTTAGGGACTTCCTGGTGGAAGGTTATTTCTTTTTCTTCACGGCTGCTTTTTTGGCGGCGGCTTTAGGCGCGGGTTTCGCGGCTTTCTTGGCAGCTGCTTTGGGCTTGGCCCTGGAGGTTGTTTTTGTGGCGGCTTTGGCTGTTGGCTTGGCAGTAGCTTTCTTTGCGGCTGCTTTGGAAGCGGGTTTCGCGGCCTTTACAGCAGCTTTTTTGGCGGCCGCTTTTTTAGCGGGGGCCTTGGCCGTGGTTTTGGCTGCGGCTTTTTTCGGAGCGGCTTTGGTGGCCTTTTTCGCAGTTACGGCTTTCTTGGCCGGTGCGGTAGCTTTCTTCGGCGTTTCCTTTTTAGCGGCGGTGGTTTTGGTTACCTTTTTCTTTGGCGCTTCTTTCACCTTTTTCGCAGCGGCTCTTTTGGCCGGTTCGGCTTTTTTCGGAGCGGCTTTGGCAGTTTTTTCCGCAGTGGTGGCTACTGTTTTGGCTTTCAGCTTTTTAGCGGTAGCAACGGCTGCTGCTTTTTTCTCTTCTGTTTTGGCAGCTTTGGTGGTAGCGGCTTTGGTGGCTGCTTTAGCCGTTTTTGCCACGGCCTTTTCAAATTTGGCTGCTTCTTTCAGTTGCTTGGCCGGAATAGCTTTGGATTTTGGTTTTACCTTTTTCAGGTCCTCTTTCGCGGCTTTTTCCGGTGCGGCTGCTGTGGCCTTGGTTTTCTTAGCCGGGGCTTCTGCGGCTTTGGTAGCCTTTTTAGCGGCAGTTTTCTTCACCGGTTCTTCTTCCACGGGGGCGGCTTTTTTAACGGCCTGTTTGGTGGCTTTCTTAGCTGGTGTGGCTACTACCGGTGCTGCTTTTTCCTTACCCTTGTCCTTGCCTTTGGTCTTAGTGGCTGGTGCGGGTGTGGCTTCCACGGGTGCTGGTGCAGCAGGAGTACCAGCAGCGGCTGCGGCTTCCCTGGCCAGGCGTGCTTCTTCCATGGCGCGTTGTTTACGGGCCTTTTCACGCAGCTTGCGCTTTTGATTCTTGGACAGCTTGGGCGCTGGCTCCTGGCCGCTGATGGGTTGTGCCTGGCCCTGCAACGGTTTGCCGGAAACGGGGCGCTGTGGCTGGTTTTCGGCTTGTTCCTGTTGCTCGCCTTCCTGGGCTTTATACTCGCGTTTTTTATCACGGCGCTTTTTCTTCCGTTCGCGGTTGCGCTGGCGGCGGCGTTCGCGTTCAGCTTCGCTGAGGCCCTGCTCCTGCTGTTGCTCCACTGCTTCCGCTTCTGCTTCCTGTTCCTGGGGAGCGGCCAGTGGCTTGGGCTTTTGTTTGTGCTTGTGCTGCGGTTGCTGGCGGCCTACGTTGGTGCGCATTACATCGCCGGGGGCGCGGCCATAGCCAGGTTCGTCCAGGTCGTAGTCCAGCTGGCGTTTATCCAGGTTAGCGGCTACTACCTTGATCTTTACTTTATCACCGATGGAGAATTTGATGCCGGTATTAGCACCCACCAGGGCGTATTCATTTTCGTTGTAGCGGAAATCGTCCTTGGCGGTGAGGCTGTGGATGCTTACCAGGCCTTCGCACTTGGTATCTACGGTCTCTACCCAGAAACCGAAGTTGCTCACGCCGCTGATCACGCCGGCAAAAGTATCGCCAATGAACTGCTGCATGTATTCCACCTGCTTGTATTTGTTGCCGGCGCGCTCACTTTCCATGGCCTTGCGTTCCATTTCAGAGCAGTGTTTGCACTTGGCATCCATTTCAGGGTCGGGGCGCACTTCGTTGTTCAGGCATTCCTGGATCACGCGGTGCACCAGCACGTCCGGATAGCGGCGGATGGGTGATGTGAAGTGGGCGTAATGTTCAAAGCCCAGGCCATAGTGGCCAATGTTTGACGTCGTGTAAGATGCTTTGGCCATGGTGCGGATGCCCATGGTTTCCAGCACGTGCTGCTCGGGGCGGCCATGCGCCAGTTGCAGCATTTTATTGAAGGAGGCGGCAATGGTCTCCGGTGTATGCATATCGAATTTATAGCCAAACTGCAGGGCGAACACGGAGAATATCTTCAGTTTCTCTTCATCCGGGTTATCATGCACGCGGTATGGGAAGGGCACGGGCTGGCCATTCACCCGCAGGCTGCTTACGTATTCTGCCACGGTGCGGTTGGCCAGCAGCATGAGTTCTTCAATGAGCTGGTGGGCTTCCTTACTTTCTTTCAGTATTACGCCAATGGGCTTGCCGTCAGGGTCCAGCTGGAATTTCACTTCCGTGGATGAGAAGTTGATGGCGCCATTGCGGAAGCGATCTGCCCGCAGCTGGCGGGCCATGTTATTGAGCAGCAGGATCTCATTGCGATAATGGGGGCCTTTGCCGGATTCAATGACTTCCTGCACTTCTTCGTAGGTGAAGCGGTGGTCGGAGTGGATCACGGTGCGGCCTATCCATTTGTTCTTCACTTTCCCGTCTGCCGTCATTTCAAACATGGCGGAGAAAGTGAGCTTATCTTCATGCGGGCGCAGGGAGCAAAGCTCGTTGGAGATCTTTTCCGGCAGCATGGGTAGCACGCGATCCGGCAAATACACGCTGGTAGCGCGTTTGTAGGCTTCTGCGTCCAGGGCGGAGCCGGGGCGCACATAATAGCTTACATCTGCAATGTGCACGCCTACTTCATAGTTACCTGTTTTGAGGAGGCGGATGGAAATGGCGTCATCAAAGTCTTTGGCGTCGTAAGGGTCTATGGTGAAGGTGGTTACCTTGCGGAAATCTTTACGTTTGGCTACTTCTTCCTGGGGTATTTCCTGGGGCAGTTTGTTGGTTTCTTCCATCACTTCATCGGGGAAGTTGAGGATAAAGCCATTGTCCAGCAGGATCTCTTTCATGGCCATATCACCGGCGTTGCGGGCGTCCAGGATCTCTACCACTTCCCCGGAGGGCTTGCGGCTTTTGCCGGACTCACCGCCCCAGCTGGTGATCTTTACCAGGGCCTTATCCCCGTTCACACCGCCTTTCAGCGCAGAGAGGGGAATATAAATATCGGGCAGCGTTGCATTGCGTTCAGACACGAGGAAAGCAAAGTTGTCACTCACCTGGAGGGTGCCGGTAAATTCGCTCTTCTTGCGGGTGTTCACCTGGGTGATCACTCCTTCCATACGGCCTTTGCCCTGGTGGACCACCTTTACGGTTACTTCATCGCCATTTTGCGCAGTGTTCAGATCATGGGGTCTTACCATAATATCGCGCTCCACGCCTTCTACGATCACGAAGGCCATGCCGGAACGGGTAATTTCTAACTTGCCAGTGTAGGTCTGGCCCGAGGAATTATTGTGTTGCTGCTGATGATGACGCTGTTGGTGATGGTTATGACTGCCCCGATTTGTATTCTTTTTTTTGTTCTTGTTTCTTGACATTGGGATGTTCGCTTGGTATTAGTTGTTAGTGACACGGCCCTCTATGTTTGTTGCATTCCCGGGCCCGTGTGTTAAGCATTCTGTTCCGCCGAGGCCGAGATCAGCGTATTTGCTATATAATCAAAAATATAATTATTAAATGAATCTCCCGCCTGATCCAGGAAGGAAATTTCTATGGGCATCACCGCGATGGTGAGCCCTGCTGCTTCAATCTCCTGCTGCAGCAGGTGCAGGCGCACGGCGTCTTTCTCGGTCGTGATCACCAGTTTGCGTGCACCGGGCAGGTCGTCCAGCTCTTTCCGGATCTTTGCCACGTCTGCAGGTCCGTAATAATAATGATCGGCAAAAGGCAGGAGGAACACCTTTTTGAACGATTGCTGTAGATGCCGCAGCAACGGCTCCGGGCGGGCTATGCCGGCCACCACCAGTACCGCATCGTATTGCCCCGGGTCAAAGGGCTCTGCGGTAAAAAGATCATACAACTGGCCGTACTGCAGGGCCGTGAAGTACAATTGCTGACCGGGCTGGGGCGCAATCTCCCGGCGGATGGCGTCCATTTCTTCCTTACCCAGGTCTGGCGGGCATTTGCTCACGATGATCACATTGGCCCGGAGGTAACCTTTCCGGCCTTCTCTCAGGTAACCAAAGGGCACCACGTGGTCTTTCGTGAAGCGGCGGCTGTAATCGGTCAGGAGGATGTTGAGCCCCGGTTTCACCGAGCGGTGCTGGAAAGCATCGTCCAGCAGGATCACCTGGGTATCGGGTACATCGCTCACCAACTGCGGAATGGCCAGCATGCGCTCCTCGCCTACACACACCGTAATGTCGGGGAATTTGCGGTGGAACTGCATGGGCTCATCCCCGATGTCATTGGCCGTGCTGCGGGCACCTGCCAGCACGTAGCCCCTGGTGCGGCGCTGGTAGCCGCGGCTCAGCGTGGCCACCCGGTATACGTCTTTCAGCAGCCGGATGAGGTACTCTACATGCGGGCTCTTGCCGGTGCCCCCCATTGATAAGTTGCCTACGGCGATCACTGGCAGGCTAAACTCCACGGCCGTAAGCACTTTGGAGTCGTATAAGCGGTTGCGCAGCCACATGATAAGGCCATACAGCAAAGAAAAGGGGTACAGCAGGAACTTCAAATATCTGAGCACGTTCATTTAGCTTTTAAAATCATAAATCGCCTGCGGCGTGATGGCCATCTTCAGCCGTACATCCCAGGGACCGGCATCATCGATGGCCGGCACCGGGTCAAACTGGCTGAGGCCAACGGTCAGTACATCCGGGCGGCATTGCTGCAAAAAACGGTCATACATGCCCTTACCGTAGCCGGCCCGGTGGCCCCGGAGGTCAAACGCCAGCAGGGGCACAAATACCAGGTCTATGCTGGAAGGCGCCACCAGCGTGCCTCCCGCGGGTTCCGTCATACCGTAGCGATGGGTGGTCAGCACGGTATGCGCATCCCAAAGATAATGCAGCATTTGACTGGTTTGCATGTCTGTGCTAGATAAAACTAAATTAACCTGCGGATGGGCCTCCCGCAACCATTGGGCCAGGGGCCGGGTGTCCACCTCTTTTTTTGCATCAATGGGCAGGAACAGGTGCACATAGCGCATGCTGCTGTAATCGAGGTCCATGCAGTGTTGCAGGATAGCGGCATTGGCAGTGGCAGCAGCCGTAGCGGGGAGATTGAGCCGCTTTTCCAGGTAAGTGATGCGCAGGTCTTTTTTAGTAGGCATGGCTTATCCGAAATTAAACGTCTGCGCTTTTACAAAAGCTTTGTCTATGTGGTCTGCAAACGGGATGCGCCCCAGTTTGGGGTACCTGCTCCAGCGCACAATGTCGTTTTCGTTGCTGTTTTCCGGGCCGTTAAAGATCCAACCCATCACCGGAGCGCCTTTTGCCCGCAGGATCTCCGCGGTCAGCAAAGCGTGGTTAATGCTCCCCAGGTAGTTCTGGGCCACAATGATCACGCGCGCCTGCAGTTGCAATACCATGTCCAGCATGAACTGGTCTTCATTAAGTGGTACCAGGATGCCGCCGGCGCCTTCTATCACCAGGGGACGTACCACGGGCTGGTGCTTTCTGGCCTGCTCCACGATGGGGCGCAACTGGATGGTGACACCTTCCATGCGGGCTGCCAGGTGCGGACTGGCGGGCGCTTTGAGCTTGTACAGCTCCGGGTGGCAGATCGTAAAATTGTTGCTGATCAACGCTTTCACGGTATCGCGGTCGGTACCTTCCATCAGGCCGGTCTGCACGGGCTTCCAGTAGTCGGCCTGCAGGGCTTCGGTAACGCAGGCGGCAGTAATGGTCTTTCCCACACCGGTACCTATCCCTGTGATAAAAATGCTGTTCATGGACGCAAAGGTAGTGTTTCGCGTACAACGTACAATGTACAGCCTACAATGTACCTCCTGGAGCGGAAATGACGTCGCGGTATGCTGTACGCCCTACTTTGTACAATTTCACTACATTCGCAAGGAATCATTTTTCCATTATGAAAATTTGCAACAACATCCTTGATACCATTGGCAATACCCCGATGGTAAAGCTGAATAAGATCACGGCAGCCCTGCCCTGCACGGTGCTGGCCAAGGTGGAATTCTTTAACCCCGGTAATTCTATTAAAGACCGCATGGCCATTAAAATGGTGGAAGTGGCAGAAGCAGACGGGCGCCTGAAACCCGGCGGCACCATCATTGAAGGCACTTCCGGCAATACCGGCATGGGGCTGGCCCTGGCAGCGGTGATCAAAGGTTACAAATGCATTTTTACCACCACAGATAAGCAGTCCAAGGAAAAGATGGACATCCTCAAAGCGCTGGGCGCAGAGGTGATCGTGTGCCCCACCAACGTGGAGCCGGAAGATCCCCGCTCCTACTACTCCGTGAGCAAGCGCCTGGCCAAAGAAGTGCCCAATTCCTGGTACGTGAATCAATATGATAACCTGGCCAACCGCGATGCGCACTATGAGCAAACGGGCCCCGAGATCTGGGAACAAACGGATGGAAAGATCACCCACCTGGTAGTGGCCACCGGCACCGGAGGCACCATTACCGGCACCGGCAAATACCTGAAGGAAAAAAATCCGGATATTAAAGTGTGGGCCATAGACAGCTACGGCTCCCTGCTGAAAAAATACTTTGAAACCGGTGAGCTGGATATGAGTGAAGTATACCCTTACATTACGGAAGGCATTGGGGAAGACTTTGTACCGGAGAACTATGACATGGACGTGATAGACCAGTTTGAAAAGGTGACGGATAAAGACGGCGCCGTGATGGCGCGCCGCATTGCCAAGGAAGAAGGCATCTTTGTGGGTTACTCCGCCGGATCCGCCCTGGCAGGCCTTATGCAGCTGAAAAGCCAGTTGAAGCCTGCTGATGTAGTGGTAGTGATCTTCCATGACCACGGCAGCCGCTATGTAGGCAAAGTATACAACGACCAGTGGATGATGGAACGGGGTTTCCTGGATGTAAAGACCGTGAAAGATGTAGTAGGCGCCCGCGCCGGCAAGCCCCTGGTGACCATCAGACCGGATGAAAAAGTGAGCGACGCCATCGCCAAAATGAAGAAGTTCGACATTGAACATATTCCCGTGCTGCAAAACGGCGATGTGATAGGTTCCGTATCTGAAAACGGCTTGTTCCTGCGCCTCATTGACGACGCCAACATTAAAGAGGCTGCCGTGAAAACCGTGATGCAGCCTGCATTTCCGCTGGTAGGGATGGATACGCCCATTGAGAAATTATCTTCCTACATCAACAAAGAAAATGGTGCGGTACTTACGAAGGATGACAGTGGTAACTATCACATTGTAACGAAGTATGATATTATACAGGCGTTAGGAAGTTAAATGATGTACATGGTACCTGGTACAAATGCTATGAAAATATTCACCGATCAATTACAACGCACTGTGCGCCTGGGTTTCCCGCCAAGGCGCATTGTTTCTTTGGTGCCATCGCAAACGGAGCTGCTGCATGCACTGGGCCTGGAAGCGGAAGTGGTAGGCATTACTAAGTTCTGCATCCACCCGGCGGCGTGGTTCCGTAGCAAGACCCGGGTGGGTGGCACCAGGCAGCTGAATATAGAGACCATCCGCCAGTTGCAACCGGACCTGGTCATTGCCAACAAGGAGGAGAATGAGCAGGTACAGATTGAAGCACTGGAAAAGGAATTCCTTGTGTGGGTGAGCGATATACAAACCTTGCCGGATGCGGGTGATATGATGCTGCGGGTGGGCGCGCTCACCGGCCGCGCGGAAAAAGCACAGGAGATCGTGAACGAAATTATGCAGCGCTTTGCGCAGCTGGCAGTAGCTGTGGCAGGCACCAAACGCAGGCGGGTGGCTTACTTCATCTGGCGTAACCCCTGGATGGTAGCGGCTTCGAACACGTTCATTGATTGCATACTGGACCAGTATGGGTTTACAAATGTATTTGCAAAAGAAAGCCGCTATCCTGTTTTTACCACGGAGCAGCTGCGCAAGGTAGATTGCGACCTGGTACTGCTTTCATCGGAGCCTTATCCATTTGGGGAGAAACATATGGCAGAGATGCACGATATATTTCCCGGCGCCATCATCAAGCTGGTGGATGGGGAAATGTTTTCCTGGTATGGCAGTCATTTGTTGCAAACGCCCGGCTATTGGGGCCAGGTGGCAGGATAAGCGGCCAGCGCGTTATCCCTTCAGCCCACCGAAAATGCTGGTCATCATTACCAGCAATACCAGCAACGTAATGCCGATATACAGCTTGTCCTTTTCCAAAACAAAGCCCACGAGTGAAAATGCCACGCGGAGAATGGGCGTAGCAATGAGCAACAGTGCGCCTAACTGGATGATCTCCGGGGAACTGCCGGTCACTGCCCCGTGGAAAATGCCGCTGTAGGTGGTGTAGCCATTGGTTTCCCCTTTAAAGACATTGTAGGCGGGCACCGGTAAATTACCTTTCATCATAAGATAACAAACCCCGCCGATAAAAGCTACAAGGCAGGCCGTGAGTACGCCATAGCGCAGCAGTTGCCCCACCAGTTGTTCTACATCCGTATCTTTCCAGCTGCGGTTTTTCTTTTCCATGTGTAACCGGTTTAACGTTAAAACTTGTGCTGGTAGCCGTTATAGATCATCTCTATGGCTACAAAGGTGATGGCTACGCAAAAGATGAGGCGCAGCGCCCTGGTGTTCATGCGCATCAGCAGTTTGGAACCGGTGAAAGCACCGGCCAATACACCGAGCATTACCGGAAATGCGAGCCCGGGGTCCACGTACCCACGTTGCAGGTACACCACCGCGCTTGCCGCTGCGGTGACGCCGATCATAAAATTACTGGTGGTAGTGCTCACTTTGAATGGGATGCGCATGGCCGTGTCCATAGCCAGTACTTTTAATGCGCCGGAGCCAATGCCCAGCAGGCCTGAGATAATGCCGGCCAGCGTCATGATGGAAAAGCCGGCGCCTACGTTCTTCAACTGGTAGGCCACTTCTCCGTGGTCTGTTGGGTATGTGTTATTAAGTTTGAGGATGCCCGCCCACTTACTGCCGGTGGTGAGTGCCTGCTCGTTCTTTTTTCTTAACGTCATGATGGCGGAAAAGATCAGCACTATACCAAAAAGAATGGCAATGGTGTTGGTAGGGGTATACACGGCTATCAGCGCACCCAGCACGGCGCCTATGGTAGTGGCTATTTCCAGGAACATACCCAGCCGCATGTTGGTAATGCCTTCCTTTACATATGCACTGGCAGACCCGCTGGAAGTGGCAATGGAGGCGAGCAGCGCTGCCCCGATGGCGTAGCGGATGTCCACGCCAAAGGCCAGGGTAAGCAGTGGAATGACCACCACGCCGCCACCCAGCCCGGTAAGGGAGCCGAGCAAACCGGCCAGGTAAGCGCCAGCCAGGAGAATGAGACTGAAGGTGAGTATTGTCATAAGGGGAGGTTATGTATCATTGGCACACTATATAACAGTCATGCTTATACGCTTTTTCCATCAGCTCTTTTAACACCAGGAAATCATTAACCAGGTGCAGCATGTTATACAGCTTCCCTTCCTTCAGGTCATCTGTCCACTCGCCGGGGTAAATATCATTCTCATTAAGTTCCTCCGCATCATATGCATCCTCCACCTGCACTTCATCCAGTGTATGCAGCAGGTCGCGGATCTGCGCTACTACATCCGGTGATTGATAGTGCAGGCCTTCTTCAATGGCATCGCCCAGTGCTTCAAAGTGGGCTGCATTCCAGTTGCTGAAATCAATGTCCTGCGCTTCACCGATGAAAGCATCGGGATAAAAAATAGCATTCACCAGGATCTCCGTATCCTCATCACTGATCAGTATTTTGTCCAGCAGGAACAGTAATGCATCTGCACTGCCCTGGAAACGGGCATGTGCAACAGCGCCTTTGGACGGATCGGCACCGGGGCCGCTGAGGGCCTGGAAAGCCTTGGCTGGCAAGGCATACAGGGTTCTTACTTCGCTCATTCTTTGTCAAATACTTTTTCCCCGCCAATGAAAGTGGCGAGTACCTTGGTTTGCAATACTTGTTTGGCATCCACCTTCATCAGGTCCTGGTCCAGGATGATGAAATCCGCTTTCTTACCGGGCTCCAGGCTGCCTACTTCTGTTTCCAGGAAGTCTGCTTTGGCGGCCCAGATGGTCATGCCGCGCAGGGCCTGTTCCCGGGTCAGGGCATTTTCCATCTGGAAACCGCCTGCGGGATAGCCGCTGGTATCTTGCCGGAAAACCGCTGCCAGGAAGGTTTTGAAGGGAGATATATCTTCCACGGGGAAGTCTGTGCCCAGGGGCAGCCAGCCATTTTGTTTCAGCAACTGCTGGTAAGCATAAGCACCTTTGAGCCGCTCCTCGCCCAGCCTTTCACCGGCCCAGCGCATATCGCTGGTAGCGTGGGTGGGTTGCACGGAAGGGATGATGCTGGCCTGGCCAAACAGGGCAAAGTCCTGCGGATCCACAACCTGCGCGTGCTCTATGCGCCAGCGTTTATCATTTTTACCGGACAGGTATTTATTGTAAATATTTAAGATAGTACGGTTACCGGAATCGCCAATGGCGTGGGTACACATCTGGAACTCCGTGGTGGAAAGCATATTTGCAATGGAATCGAAATGTGCAGGGCTGCTCAGCAGGAAACCATTCCAGCCGGGCTTGTCGCTGTAGGGCCGCAACAGGCAGGCGCCCCGGCTGCCCAGTGCTCCATCTGCATACACTTTTACGCCGTGCACATACAGGCGGTCTGTTTTGTAAGGGCCGCGGTGCAGGTAATAAGCGTAATTGGCGCTATCGTCAGACATCATTACATACAGGCGCATTTTCAGTTTGCCTTCCTGCTGCAAGGCATCCATCATATTAATGGCATCCACCTCCAGGCCGCAATCCGTGATCATCGTGAGGCCCTGTGCAAAGCAATTGGTTTGCGCAGCACCCAGCCATTTTTCAAGCAACGCTTTATTGGCCGCAGGCTCCACGGCTTCCATACGGTGCGCGGCATTATCCACCAGCACGCCGGTCAGCACACCGTTACTGGTCTCAATGCTGCCGCCTTCTATTTTGTCGCCGGCCTTGATGCCGGCCAGTTCCAGGGCTTTGGCATTGGCCAGCACGGCGTGGCCATCCACCCGGGAGAGTACCACGGGTTTATCCGGGAATAGATCATTGAGCACTTTATTATCCGGGAAGGCCTTGCCGGGCCAGCGGTTCTGGTCCCACCCGTTGCCGGTGATCCATGTTTCTCCGGGATGCGCAGCTGCAAAGGCTTTTACGCGTGCGGTCACTTCCTCAAAACTATTGGCGCCGTAGAGGTTTACGGCATAAAGGGATTTGCCATATTCCAGGAAATGCGCGTGGGCGTCTATGAACCCGGGGTAGATGAATTTTCCTTTGGCATCAATGGTGTTCTGCGGGTCAAAGCGGGCCTGGAGGCCGGCCGTAGTGCCGGTAGCTACCACGTGCCCGCCCTGGATCACGATGGCTTCTGCGGTGGAGAATGCGCTGTCTATCGTATATACATGCGCGTTATACACCAGCAGGTCGGCCGGCTTGCGGGAATTGCAGGCAGTGGCCAGTATGAGCAGGGCTACAAGGAAGGTGTGCAACTGTTTCATAGCAGGTATTTGGGTATAAATATAAAAGATAACTGCCACATGCCCCGGTATTTGAAAGTTGGAAATGACGGGCGGGAAATTGCATGCCCGCCAATTTGGACGTTTTCGAAACATTCCTGCCAGATTTGCATTTTGCCGGCAAGGATTATATATTTGCTTTCCTTTAAACGAAGAAACATGGGAAAATACAGAGCTGGCGTATTATTCGGCGATGAGCTGAAAGCGCTGTACAATGATGCGAAAGCACAAGGTTTTGCAATGCCTGCAGTAAACGTAATCGGTACTGATTCCATTAATGCAGTGCTGGAAACAGCCGCTAAAGTGAACTCTCCGGTAATTATTCAGTTCTCCAACGGTGGCGCGCAATTCTTTGCGGGCAAAGGTATGCCGAATGACAAACTGCAAGCAAACATTTCAGGTGCCATTTCCGGTGCCAAGCACGTGCACGAGGTGGCCAAGTATTATGGTGTGCCCGTAGTACTGCATACCGACCACGCTGCCGCCAAATGGCTGCCCTGGATCGATGGCCTGCTGGACGCTGGTGAAGCATTTAAAAAGCAAACCGGCCAGCCCCTCTTCTCCTCCCACATGCTGGACCTGTCTGAAGAGCCCATCCACGAAAACATTGAAACTTCCAAGAAATATTTCCAGCGCATGGCCCCCCTGGGCATGTCCATCGAAATTGAACTGGGTGTAACCGGCGGTGAAGAAGATGGTGTGGACAACAGTGGTGTAGACAACTCCAAGTTGTATACCCAGCCGGAAGACGTAGCCCTGGCTTACGAAACCCTGTCTGAAGTGAGCCCCCTGTTCACCATCGCGGCAGCTTTCGGTAACGTGCATGGCGTGTACACGCCTGGTAACGTGGAACTGCGTCCCGAGATCCTGAAGAACAGCCAGGACTTTATCCAGGCAAAACATAAAACCGCTGAAAAGCCCGTGTACTATGTATTCCATGGCGGTAGCGGCTCTCCTAAACACCAGATCGCGGAAGCGCTGACCTACGGTGTGATCAAGATGAACATTGATACTGATATGCAATGGGCATTCTGGGAAGGCATCCTGCATTACTACAAATCCAAAGAAGGCTACCTGCAGTCACAGCTGGGCAACCCCGAAGGTGCAGACAAGCCGAACAAAAAATACTACGATCCGCGCGTATGGCTGCGTAAGGGCGAAGAAAACTTCGTAAAACGCCTGGAAGAAGCATTCCAGGACCTGAACTGCATTAACCGTAACGCATAAATGCATCCAAGCTATAAGCCCCACGTTGTTTTGCCAGCGTGGGGCTTTTCCTTGCTACCTAAGACCCAGGGCACAACACCTAAGGCCCGGTAATATATAATGATATTTATATATTGTTTGCGAACATAATATGAGATTGCGCGACAAATAACGTAGATTTGCCAATTGAAACC
Coding sequences:
- a CDS encoding polyprenyl synthetase family protein gives rise to the protein MHSFQDLIALFEKQFSQWHFPGTPASLYEPAGYILGIGGKRIRPVLTLMGNELFDELHPDAFQVGNAVELFHNFTLIHDDIMDKAPLRRGMPTVHTKYNDSTALLAGDVMLIYVYQFLNKVQPRYQQRLTAVFNKAAIEVCEGQQLDMDFEKMDPGQVQYADYVHMIGLKTSVLLAASLQLGAIIGGGSEGNQAHLYEFGKNVGIAFQIQDDYLDAFGDPEKFGKQVGGDILVNKKTFLLLKALEFCNPAQREELRRLLDYTGDDKVGRTLQVFRDCKVDAWAEKEKERYTQLAFDHLEAIAVVSGRKHPLTEVADFLLHRQH
- the rnr gene encoding ribonuclease R, giving the protein MSRNKNKKKNTNRGSHNHHQQRHHQQQHNNSSGQTYTGKLEITRSGMAFVIVEGVERDIMVRPHDLNTAQNGDEVTVKVVHQGKGRMEGVITQVNTRKKSEFTGTLQVSDNFAFLVSERNATLPDIYIPLSALKGGVNGDKALVKITSWGGESGKSRKPSGEVVEILDARNAGDMAMKEILLDNGFILNFPDEVMEETNKLPQEIPQEEVAKRKDFRKVTTFTIDPYDAKDFDDAISIRLLKTGNYEVGVHIADVSYYVRPGSALDAEAYKRATSVYLPDRVLPMLPEKISNELCSLRPHEDKLTFSAMFEMTADGKVKNKWIGRTVIHSDHRFTYEEVQEVIESGKGPHYRNEILLLNNMARQLRADRFRNGAINFSSTEVKFQLDPDGKPIGVILKESKEAHQLIEELMLLANRTVAEYVSSLRVNGQPVPFPYRVHDNPDEEKLKIFSVFALQFGYKFDMHTPETIAASFNKMLQLAHGRPEQHVLETMGIRTMAKASYTTSNIGHYGLGFEHYAHFTSPIRRYPDVLVHRVIQECLNNEVRPDPEMDAKCKHCSEMERKAMESERAGNKYKQVEYMQQFIGDTFAGVISGVSNFGFWVETVDTKCEGLVSIHSLTAKDDFRYNENEYALVGANTGIKFSIGDKVKIKVVAANLDKRQLDYDLDEPGYGRAPGDVMRTNVGRQQPQHKHKQKPKPLAAPQEQEAEAEAVEQQQEQGLSEAERERRRQRNRERKKKRRDKKREYKAQEGEQQEQAENQPQRPVSGKPLQGQAQPISGQEPAPKLSKNQKRKLREKARKQRAMEEARLAREAAAAAGTPAAPAPVEATPAPATKTKGKDKGKEKAAPVVATPAKKATKQAVKKAAPVEEEPVKKTAAKKATKAAEAPAKKTKATAAAPEKAAKEDLKKVKPKSKAIPAKQLKEAAKFEKAVAKTAKAATKAATTKAAKTEEKKAAAVATAKKLKAKTVATTAEKTAKAAPKKAEPAKRAAAKKVKEAPKKKVTKTTAAKKETPKKATAPAKKAVTAKKATKAAPKKAAAKTTAKAPAKKAAAKKAAVKAAKPASKAAAKKATAKPTAKAATKTTSRAKPKAAAKKAAKPAPKAAAKKAAVKKKK
- the lpxK gene encoding tetraacyldisaccharide 4'-kinase codes for the protein MNVLRYLKFLLYPFSLLYGLIMWLRNRLYDSKVLTAVEFSLPVIAVGNLSMGGTGKSPHVEYLIRLLKDVYRVATLSRGYQRRTRGYVLAGARSTANDIGDEPMQFHRKFPDITVCVGEERMLAIPQLVSDVPDTQVILLDDAFQHRSVKPGLNILLTDYSRRFTKDHVVPFGYLREGRKGYLRANVIIVSKCPPDLGKEEMDAIRREIAPQPGQQLYFTALQYGQLYDLFTAEPFDPGQYDAVLVVAGIARPEPLLRHLQQSFKKVFLLPFADHYYYGPADVAKIRKELDDLPGARKLVITTEKDAVRLHLLQQEIEAAGLTIAVMPIEISFLDQAGDSFNNYIFDYIANTLISASAEQNA
- a CDS encoding 5-formyltetrahydrofolate cyclo-ligase, translated to MPTKKDLRITYLEKRLNLPATAAATANAAILQHCMDLDYSSMRYVHLFLPIDAKKEVDTRPLAQWLREAHPQVNLVLSSTDMQTSQMLHYLWDAHTVLTTHRYGMTEPAGGTLVAPSSIDLVFVPLLAFDLRGHRAGYGKGMYDRFLQQCRPDVLTVGLSQFDPVPAIDDAGPWDVRLKMAITPQAIYDFKS